In Streptomyces sp. NBC_00483, a single window of DNA contains:
- a CDS encoding response regulator transcription factor, which translates to MRVLIVEDERYLAEAVRDGLRLEAIAADIAGDGDTAWDLLSVNTYDIAVLDRDIPGPSGDEIAGRIVASGSGMPILMLTAADRIDDKASGFELGADDYLTKPFELQELVLRLRALDRRRAHNRPPVREIAGVRLDPFRREVYRDGRFVALTRKQFAVLEVLVAADGGVVSAEELLERAWDAHADPFTNAVRITVSALRKRLGEPWIIATVPGVGYRIEAQPETGGEARG; encoded by the coding sequence ATGCGTGTGCTGATTGTCGAGGACGAGCGGTATCTGGCGGAGGCCGTGCGCGACGGGCTGCGCCTGGAGGCGATCGCCGCCGACATCGCGGGGGACGGGGACACCGCCTGGGACCTGCTGAGCGTCAACACGTACGACATCGCCGTCCTCGACCGCGACATCCCCGGGCCCTCCGGTGACGAGATCGCGGGACGCATCGTCGCCTCCGGCAGCGGCATGCCGATCCTCATGCTGACCGCGGCCGACCGCATCGACGACAAGGCCTCCGGGTTCGAACTCGGTGCCGACGACTACCTCACCAAGCCGTTCGAGCTCCAGGAACTCGTGCTCAGGCTCCGGGCGCTCGATCGCAGGCGCGCCCACAACAGGCCGCCCGTTCGGGAGATCGCGGGTGTGCGCCTCGACCCGTTCCGCAGGGAGGTCTACCGGGACGGCCGCTTCGTCGCGCTGACCAGGAAGCAGTTCGCCGTGCTCGAAGTCCTCGTGGCCGCCGACGGCGGAGTCGTCAGCGCCGAGGAACTCCTGGAACGCGCGTGGGACGCGCACGCCGACCCGTTCACCAACGCCGTCCGCATCACCGTCTCCGCGCTGCGCAAGCGGCTCGGCGAACCCTGGATCATCGCCACGGTGCCGGGCGTCGGCTACCGCATCGAGGCGCAGCCGGAGACCGGGGGAGAGGCTCGTGGATAG